Proteins encoded in a region of the Methanofollis tationis genome:
- a CDS encoding nucleotide-binding protein yields MQIVIASGKGGTGKSTVAANLAWSRAQEAPVTLVDCDVEEPNLHLFFPGGHTDTPVTRLVPAFDSERCTRCGDCGRFCRFGAIAVLKDRVLFFPEICHSCGGCALVCPNAAITERPISLGRIEERHPLPELRLISGVMNEGEAVGIPVIQAAKEAAAGDAAIILDSSPGTACPVIETVKGSDVCVLVTEATPFGLHDLKLAAEVVSSLGVPACVVINRSCGDEDETEAFCREQGLPVFLRIPFSREIAAVQNRGGLISRDLPDWQAAFAGLYEQVIALAEVQR; encoded by the coding sequence ATGCAGATCGTGATTGCAAGCGGCAAAGGCGGGACCGGGAAGAGCACGGTTGCGGCCAATCTTGCCTGGAGCCGCGCTCAGGAGGCGCCGGTCACGCTGGTGGACTGCGACGTGGAAGAGCCCAACCTCCACCTCTTCTTCCCGGGCGGCCACACCGACACCCCGGTGACCAGGCTGGTGCCGGCGTTCGACAGCGAACGCTGCACCCGGTGCGGCGACTGCGGGCGGTTCTGCCGGTTTGGCGCCATCGCCGTCCTCAAAGACCGCGTGCTCTTCTTCCCTGAGATCTGCCATTCGTGCGGCGGCTGTGCGCTCGTCTGCCCGAATGCGGCGATCACCGAGCGGCCGATCTCTCTCGGGCGGATCGAGGAGCGCCACCCCCTGCCCGAACTCAGGCTGATCTCGGGCGTGATGAACGAGGGGGAGGCGGTCGGTATCCCGGTGATCCAGGCCGCAAAAGAGGCGGCCGCCGGCGATGCCGCGATCATCCTGGACTCCTCGCCCGGCACGGCCTGTCCGGTGATCGAGACGGTGAAGGGATCCGACGTATGCGTCCTGGTCACCGAGGCGACCCCCTTCGGGCTGCACGACCTGAAGCTGGCGGCCGAGGTCGTCTCCTCTCTCGGGGTGCCGGCCTGCGTCGTCATCAACCGGAGCTGCGGGGACGAGGATGAGACCGAGGCCTTCTGCAGGGAGCAGGGGCTCCCGGTCTTTCTGCGCATCCCGTTTTCGAGGGAGATTGCCGCCGTCCAGAACAGGGGCGGGCTGATCAGCCGGGACCTCCCGGACTGGCAGGCGGCCTTTGCCGGGCTGTACGAACAGGTGATCGCGCTCGCGGAGGTGCAGCGATGA
- a CDS encoding type 1 glutamine amidotransferase — MILIVDLCWKEESLSRYEFVSPIEGIVRGAGFPSVTRHFAGIEEGDLDGVSAVILCGTALQDNRFAGEVERFAWLRTCPVPVLGICAGMQAVAAVFGGRIEPDLRIGMTDVSVLRPDGIFAGKELFQAYELHAFAVAPPACFEVLAVSEGGVQAIRHVSRPVYGVLFHPEVRNEWVVTRFLEEHAGPA; from the coding sequence ATGATCCTGATCGTCGACCTCTGCTGGAAAGAGGAGTCCCTGAGCCGGTACGAGTTTGTCTCGCCGATCGAGGGGATTGTCAGGGGGGCGGGATTCCCCTCGGTCACGCGGCACTTTGCCGGGATCGAGGAGGGCGATCTCGACGGCGTCTCGGCCGTCATCCTCTGCGGGACCGCCCTGCAGGACAACCGCTTCGCCGGAGAGGTCGAGCGGTTTGCGTGGCTCCGCACCTGCCCGGTCCCGGTGCTCGGGATCTGCGCCGGGATGCAGGCGGTCGCCGCCGTCTTCGGCGGGCGGATCGAGCCCGACCTCAGGATCGGGATGACAGACGTCAGCGTCCTCAGGCCGGACGGGATCTTCGCGGGGAAGGAACTGTTCCAGGCGTATGAACTCCACGCCTTCGCCGTCGCCCCGCCGGCGTGTTTTGAGGTCCTCGCCGTCTCGGAAGGGGGCGTGCAGGCGATCCGCCACGTATCCAGGCCGGTCTACGGGGTGCTCTTCCACCCCGAGGTGAGGAACGAGTGGGTTGTGACCCGGTTCCTGGAAGAGCACGCCGGACCGGCCTGA
- a CDS encoding radical SAM protein, giving the protein MAYHHLFGPVPSRRLGISLGIDLVPHKTCSYNCIYCECGKTTDLTTDRREYVNTVEVIEELREYLGASPELDYITLAGSGEPTLHSGIGEIIGFLKAEFPAYRVAVLTNGSLLSDPGVRADLMEADLVIPTMNAVSEPAFRKINRPHRDITQKAVIEGITAFAREFQGAIWLEVFIVPGINDSDEEIGLINAAITAIGPDKVQLNTLDRPGAVAWVEPADEATLKRIAALITGAPVEIVAALPSRDTVASFHEEVADFIMAMVRRRPATADDIARATGLHKNEVNKYIQFLLESGEITRKTGERGVFFLPKHD; this is encoded by the coding sequence ATGGCATACCATCATCTCTTCGGCCCGGTGCCCTCGCGCCGGCTTGGCATCTCCCTCGGCATCGACCTGGTGCCCCACAAGACCTGCTCGTACAACTGCATCTACTGCGAGTGCGGGAAGACGACGGACCTCACCACCGACCGGCGGGAATACGTGAATACAGTTGAGGTCATCGAAGAGTTGCGGGAGTACCTCGGCGCCTCGCCCGAACTCGACTATATCACCCTGGCCGGTTCGGGGGAGCCGACGCTCCACTCCGGGATCGGGGAGATCATCGGGTTCCTCAAGGCCGAGTTCCCGGCGTACCGCGTCGCCGTCCTCACCAACGGGAGCCTCCTCTCCGATCCAGGGGTCAGGGCCGACCTGATGGAGGCGGACCTCGTGATCCCGACCATGAACGCCGTTTCAGAACCTGCGTTCAGGAAGATCAACCGGCCGCACCGGGATATCACCCAGAAGGCAGTCATCGAAGGGATCACAGCATTTGCCAGAGAGTTTCAGGGCGCCATCTGGCTGGAGGTCTTCATCGTGCCCGGCATCAATGACAGCGACGAGGAGATAGGGTTGATCAATGCGGCGATCACGGCCATCGGGCCGGACAAGGTCCAGTTGAACACCCTCGACCGCCCGGGTGCGGTGGCGTGGGTGGAACCGGCCGACGAGGCCACCCTGAAACGGATCGCCGCCCTTATCACCGGCGCCCCGGTGGAGATTGTGGCGGCGCTCCCGTCGCGCGACACGGTGGCGAGCTTCCACGAGGAGGTCGCCGACTTTATCATGGCGATGGTCAGGCGCCGTCCGGCCACGGCAGACGATATCGCCCGCGCTACCGGACTGCACAAAAACGAGGTGAACAAGTACATCCAGTTTCTGCTGGAGTCGGGAGAGATCACCAGAAAAACCGGGGAACGGGGGGTATTTTTCCTCCCGAAACATGACTAA
- a CDS encoding DUF134 domain-containing protein: MTGDGVCRRGRRRAERIIRGPPGCSCFFPQCAPDAAEQVILRPEEIEVLRLVDLLGMQQEAAAEAMGVSRKTLWRDLHEARQKVAGAIVHGRAIIIEGCGRRGGGGCRFGAGGPPDRGAGPE, translated from the coding sequence ATGACCGGGGACGGGGTCTGCCGGCGGGGGCGGAGACGGGCCGAGCGGATCATCCGCGGCCCGCCGGGGTGCTCCTGCTTTTTCCCCCAGTGCGCCCCTGATGCTGCAGAGCAGGTGATCCTGAGGCCCGAGGAGATCGAGGTGCTCAGGCTCGTCGACCTGCTCGGCATGCAGCAGGAGGCGGCGGCGGAGGCGATGGGGGTCTCAAGGAAAACCCTCTGGCGTGACCTCCACGAAGCACGCCAGAAGGTGGCCGGGGCGATTGTCCACGGCAGGGCCATCATCATCGAGGGATGCGGCAGGAGGGGCGGCGGAGGGTGCCGTTTCGGGGCAGGCGGCCCGCCCGACCGGGGTGCCGGACCGGAGTGA
- a CDS encoding ATP-binding protein — MKRLAVVSGKGGTGKTTVTAAIADLAHRDLDLVMADCDVDAANLELLFSPNVQETIPYYGMKCAQIDPDICISCGACAEHCRFGAIREEKAIYRVEQADCEGCGVCEHVCPAGAVTFVERKNGEIYCSTTELGPLFHARLIPGSGTSGLLVTEVKERALEAAADRDLLLIDGPPGIGCPLIATVTGCDAVLIVTEPSMSGRSDLERLVRVCEGFRVRMFLAVNRSDLEEGITADILAFCAEKGITVAGLIPFDDAVQRAVCSHQPLTRTPSPASDAVAAIWAVIRDGMGLP; from the coding sequence ATGAAGCGGCTTGCGGTGGTGAGCGGAAAGGGCGGCACCGGAAAGACGACGGTGACGGCGGCGATCGCCGACCTCGCCCACCGGGACCTTGACCTGGTCATGGCCGACTGCGACGTGGACGCCGCCAACTTAGAACTCCTCTTCAGCCCGAATGTGCAGGAGACCATCCCGTACTACGGGATGAAGTGCGCACAGATCGATCCCGACATCTGCATCTCGTGCGGCGCCTGTGCCGAGCACTGCCGGTTCGGTGCGATCCGGGAAGAAAAAGCGATCTATCGCGTTGAACAGGCCGACTGCGAGGGCTGCGGTGTCTGCGAGCATGTCTGTCCGGCCGGGGCGGTGACGTTTGTCGAACGGAAAAACGGCGAGATATATTGTTCTACGACCGAACTCGGCCCCCTCTTCCACGCCCGCCTGATCCCGGGCTCAGGCACGAGCGGCCTCCTGGTCACCGAGGTGAAGGAGCGTGCGCTGGAGGCGGCGGCCGACCGCGACCTCCTCCTCATCGACGGCCCGCCCGGCATCGGCTGCCCGCTCATCGCCACGGTGACCGGGTGCGACGCCGTCCTGATCGTCACCGAACCGAGCATGTCAGGTCGGTCTGATCTCGAACGGCTGGTCAGGGTCTGCGAGGGGTTCCGCGTCCGCATGTTCCTTGCGGTGAACCGTTCAGACCTCGAAGAGGGGATCACTGCCGATATCCTGGCCTTCTGCGCCGAGAAGGGGATCACCGTCGCCGGGCTCATACCCTTCGACGATGCGGTCCAGCGTGCGGTCTGCTCGCATCAGCCGCTCACCCGGACGCCCTCTCCGGCGTCTGATGCGGTCGCCGCGATCTGGGCCGTGATCAGAGACGGGATGGGCCTGCCATGA
- a CDS encoding NifB/NifX family molybdenum-iron cluster-binding protein codes for MKICVTAKESGIDAQVEERFGRAPYFVFIDEETGDAATVLNTGAGGAGGVGIKSAQIMVDNGAKVVITGQVGGNANSALSAAGIAVYTYRAGGSVKDAVAAYQAGTLQRIL; via the coding sequence ATGAAAATCTGTGTAACTGCAAAAGAAAGCGGCATCGATGCCCAGGTTGAAGAGCGGTTCGGTCGTGCACCCTATTTCGTCTTCATCGACGAAGAGACCGGGGACGCCGCGACAGTCCTGAACACCGGCGCCGGTGGCGCGGGCGGTGTCGGGATCAAGTCTGCCCAGATAATGGTCGACAACGGGGCAAAGGTCGTGATCACCGGGCAGGTCGGCGGGAACGCGAACAGCGCCCTCTCAGCCGCCGGTATCGCGGTCTACACGTACCGCGCCGGCGGGTCGGTGAAGGACGCCGTTGCGGCATACCAGGCCGGAACACTCCAGCGAATCCTCTAA
- a CDS encoding diphthine--ammonia ligase, which translates to MKLGVLCSGGKDSLFACWRAMQKEEVVCLITVVPANPESYMFHTPNVRLAALQAEAAALPLVEVESGGVEEKELDDLRRAIEIARERHGIEGIVTGAILSVYQATRVQRICHDLGLWCFNPLWHADQEAYMQSLIEEGFAVIVAGVYSAPFDERWLGRRIDAAAVAELKAMAAKYRITLTGEGGEIETFVTDAPFFKRLIEVREASSEYRNYNGTYRIEKAVLVPK; encoded by the coding sequence ATGAAACTCGGCGTACTCTGTTCAGGCGGGAAGGACTCGCTCTTTGCGTGCTGGCGGGCGATGCAGAAGGAGGAGGTCGTCTGCCTGATCACGGTCGTCCCGGCGAACCCGGAGAGTTACATGTTCCACACGCCAAATGTCCGCCTCGCCGCCCTGCAGGCCGAAGCGGCAGCACTCCCCCTCGTCGAGGTGGAGAGCGGCGGCGTGGAGGAGAAGGAACTCGACGACCTCAGGCGGGCGATCGAGATTGCCAGAGAGCGCCACGGGATCGAGGGGATCGTCACCGGGGCGATCCTCTCGGTGTACCAGGCGACGCGGGTGCAGCGGATCTGCCATGACCTCGGGCTCTGGTGCTTCAACCCGCTCTGGCACGCCGATCAGGAGGCGTACATGCAGAGCCTGATAGAAGAGGGCTTTGCGGTGATCGTCGCCGGGGTGTACTCGGCGCCCTTCGACGAGCGATGGCTCGGGCGCCGGATCGACGCCGCCGCCGTCGCGGAGTTGAAGGCGATGGCGGCGAAGTACCGGATCACCCTCACCGGGGAGGGCGGGGAGATCGAGACCTTCGTCACCGACGCACCGTTTTTCAAACGGCTGATCGAGGTCAGGGAGGCGTCGAGCGAATACCGGAACTATAACGGCACCTATAGAATAGAAAAAGCCGTGCTGGTGCCGAAATGA
- a CDS encoding mechanosensitive ion channel family protein: protein MGNIPYSLLLLFAGVFGSVALYWLYHWLLKRAASTESKIDDILIAATGKPLIIAVLVVTVYFSIVYSGLIPDRYAYVLDSKYLTAFYILLGTWIVSSFTYNFIHLYGRWMAVRTESEVDDRIIDVLEIAVKYVVWFIAFLLILSTLEIDITPLLAGAGIAGVAVALAAQDLLSNFFGGALIVMDKPFKVNDRIKIDDYLGDVVSVGPRSTRLQTLDYQLVTIPNSKIASSVIINYALPEVRLKIKIPVSVAYGSDVKRVKEILLEIAREAVDSSIYVLNDPAPSVYFLEFADSSLNFTLVVWARAFNMAWDVQDFINTRIDERFKEEGIEIPFNQMDIHIRKD from the coding sequence ATGGGAAACATCCCCTACTCCCTTCTCCTCCTGTTTGCCGGAGTTTTTGGATCGGTCGCTCTCTACTGGCTCTATCACTGGCTGCTGAAGCGGGCGGCATCCACCGAATCGAAGATCGACGACATCCTCATTGCGGCGACCGGAAAGCCCCTCATCATCGCCGTCCTCGTCGTAACGGTCTATTTCTCCATCGTCTATTCCGGACTCATCCCTGACCGTTATGCATACGTCCTCGATTCAAAATACCTCACGGCGTTCTATATCCTCCTCGGCACATGGATCGTATCGAGTTTCACGTACAATTTCATCCATCTCTATGGCCGCTGGATGGCGGTGCGGACCGAGAGCGAGGTGGACGACCGGATCATCGACGTGCTCGAGATTGCCGTGAAATACGTCGTCTGGTTCATCGCTTTCCTCCTCATCCTCAGCACCCTTGAGATCGATATCACGCCGCTCCTTGCCGGCGCCGGCATCGCAGGCGTCGCCGTCGCCCTCGCCGCCCAGGACCTCCTCTCCAATTTCTTCGGCGGGGCGCTCATCGTGATGGACAAACCCTTCAAGGTGAACGACCGGATCAAGATCGACGACTATCTCGGCGACGTCGTCAGCGTGGGGCCGCGGTCCACCCGGCTCCAGACCCTCGACTACCAGCTCGTGACCATCCCGAACTCCAAGATCGCAAGCTCGGTGATCATCAACTACGCCCTCCCTGAGGTGCGCCTGAAGATCAAGATCCCGGTCTCGGTCGCCTATGGCTCAGACGTGAAACGGGTCAAGGAGATCCTCCTCGAAATTGCCCGTGAGGCGGTGGACAGTTCGATCTATGTGCTCAACGACCCGGCCCCGAGTGTCTACTTCCTCGAATTTGCCGATTCGAGCCTTAACTTCACCCTCGTGGTCTGGGCCAGGGCATTCAATATGGCCTGGGACGTGCAGGACTTCATCAATACCCGGATCGACGAGCGTTTCAAGGAAGAGGGGATCGAGATCCCGTTCAACCAGATGGACATCCACATCAGAAAAGATTAG
- the hypD gene encoding hydrogenase formation protein HypD, whose amino-acid sequence MATGDELKEALRDSVDRDYTFMHICGTHEAAIARTGLRSVLPEGLKIVMGPGCPVCITPQGEIDAAIEFVDKGCIVATYGDLLRVPGTRGSLESSGGDVRVVQGVHKAVEIAEKTDKEVVFISVGFETTVPTVAATLLTEPPENFSILSCHRLVPPAMKWLLEQGEASLDGFMLPGHVCVVAGYEDYEQFPVPQVVAGFEAEDILLGLLMLVRQVNEGRHEVENAYPRAVNRTGNQKAKKLMYEVFEPADVEWRGFPVIPASGLRLKQEFARYDAKEKFGIEIKHVEKTTGCICDRVLRGIAQPTDCRLYGKVCTPRTPVGPCMVGHEGACKIWSLYHLRRP is encoded by the coding sequence ATGGCGACAGGAGACGAACTGAAGGAGGCGCTCCGCGACTCTGTGGACCGCGATTACACTTTCATGCATATCTGCGGGACGCACGAAGCGGCGATTGCGCGGACCGGCCTGAGGAGCGTGCTGCCTGAAGGGCTGAAGATCGTGATGGGGCCGGGGTGTCCGGTCTGCATCACCCCGCAGGGCGAGATCGACGCGGCGATCGAGTTCGTGGATAAGGGCTGCATCGTCGCCACCTACGGCGACCTGCTCAGGGTGCCTGGCACGAGGGGCTCGCTCGAGTCGAGCGGCGGCGATGTGCGCGTGGTGCAGGGGGTCCACAAGGCGGTGGAGATCGCGGAGAAGACCGATAAAGAGGTGGTCTTTATCTCGGTCGGTTTCGAGACGACGGTGCCGACGGTAGCCGCCACCCTGCTGACCGAACCACCTGAGAACTTTTCCATCCTCTCCTGCCACCGCCTGGTCCCGCCGGCGATGAAATGGCTCCTCGAGCAGGGAGAGGCCTCGCTCGACGGCTTCATGCTGCCGGGGCACGTCTGCGTGGTCGCCGGCTATGAGGACTACGAGCAGTTCCCGGTCCCGCAAGTGGTCGCCGGATTTGAAGCCGAGGATATCCTGCTCGGCCTGCTGATGCTGGTGCGGCAGGTGAACGAGGGGCGCCACGAGGTCGAGAACGCCTATCCGCGCGCCGTGAACCGCACGGGAAACCAGAAGGCGAAGAAACTGATGTACGAGGTCTTCGAACCGGCCGACGTCGAGTGGCGCGGCTTTCCGGTGATCCCGGCGTCGGGGCTGCGGCTGAAGCAGGAGTTCGCGCGCTATGACGCGAAGGAGAAGTTCGGGATCGAGATCAAACACGTCGAGAAGACGACCGGGTGCATCTGCGACCGGGTGCTGCGGGGGATCGCGCAGCCGACCGATTGCCGCCTTTATGGGAAAGTCTGCACGCCCAGGACGCCGGTCGGGCCATGCATGGTCGGCCACGAGGGCGCATGCAAGATCTGGAGCCTCTATCACCTCCGCCGCCCCTGA
- a CDS encoding AAA domain-containing protein produces the protein MADRRALGIPDAVEEHTQVSELLTAKGLAWEDEVVGRKIPGLVHMAPGVGAYHDRRFSAEESLGVLSSMEAGSGAYQVTLIVPPSFYRRYGLDPEVCSFHECRPDLIWCLPDREERLLRVIDLKATDSLKTSHRIQVGLYALILDATIADEGIPAVADRNSAGIWLQDADTPEILKIGTDLQVLEHFLADDLGAIMAAPPASLPWHLQPKCEQCPFYLSCRREAEETGSVSLIPGLTAGGRQFLREGAGVDTLQDLDRFLSSPGADEALETCGSLRGKGEVLRRQVRAVREGKVVPLDGASPSLPVNESVGVMITLQREPVGGRVCAAGFRRFKGKDVYDAPSREWIGVAAGEEECGAVTGGFVQALYDELAVLSAYNEGKAFAEQRSLQTYVADRREHRLFLEILEECAGGSGEAAALLRHYTGEGREGGRTKVPVVVLSETAHEYAAFPDPIFCRMPDALAALKGPGHPPSDLFWPALGNGMKADAVYRAWYSGHANAVQWVQDEIQRRLRMGSDLLTALRERMTPRRWPDRFRLTSPEAIEHPEYAALIAALRRSAAAAAAEAQRLRCLPAKEAEDIGGRICIRCLGGDEWNVLSRTDPAALGQPNGLLNFLLVPDTPEGVAAAQAFDDGLYASKTAPPGGEIRFAGIAGTTESRGKVTRLRLATRATGDQDAFSPGDQAFLFPRAIDFTTATIVEQVLEWDRRPDGDLLALMREPQGFAGQGAAAVPDGEAHAGFTPSQQEAYRHILANRLTLVWGPPGTGKTHFLAHAMLGLVSSADGPVRIAVSALTHAAIENLLFELQDAAGFSMALRLTVGKLDRTTTPRGRNLHVLSRDVLTAATRLPDRFVLGGTAKAFHKHRTYLPSFDVLVLDEASQVTFGELALLLPLLKPGGKLVFAGDDLQLPPIWGEGAGEGAEGADDVLDSVFGWLRRRDLGPAPYTCQLLENWRMNATLSAFSAETLYGPGYRPANPSVAEQRIRLAPQPSPDPFIEAVLDPDHPLTVVVLEEVRASVKNSAEAALVAGVASALRERMLEPGGDGPYPGGRAGDEAFWRRGLFIVSPHHAQIRAIRDELAGRRAWEADPFVETVEKMQGQQCEAVIVSYGVSDHETALREAAFIYSRNRLNVSVTRARAKCIVFLPRPLLEPSFDLLQNDRAAEGLRHMLDLIAFCRRDGEAKTFTLDQAGRVTVFRTA, from the coding sequence GTGGCGGACCGGCGGGCGCTCGGCATCCCGGACGCCGTCGAGGAGCACACGCAGGTCTCAGAACTCCTCACCGCAAAGGGGCTTGCATGGGAGGACGAGGTGGTCGGGAGAAAGATACCGGGCCTCGTCCATATGGCGCCGGGCGTCGGTGCCTATCACGACCGGCGTTTCTCCGCGGAGGAGAGCCTTGGAGTGCTCTCGTCGATGGAGGCGGGATCGGGGGCGTACCAGGTCACCCTGATCGTCCCGCCGTCGTTTTACCGGCGCTACGGCCTGGACCCTGAGGTCTGCTCTTTCCACGAGTGCCGGCCCGACCTGATCTGGTGCCTCCCTGACAGGGAGGAGCGCCTCCTCAGGGTCATCGACCTGAAGGCGACCGACAGTTTAAAAACGTCCCACCGGATCCAGGTGGGGCTCTACGCCCTGATCCTGGACGCCACCATCGCCGACGAAGGGATCCCGGCCGTTGCAGACCGGAATTCTGCCGGGATCTGGCTCCAGGACGCCGACACCCCCGAGATCCTCAAGATCGGCACCGACCTGCAGGTGCTCGAACACTTTCTCGCCGACGACCTCGGGGCGATCATGGCGGCGCCCCCGGCGTCGCTGCCCTGGCATCTCCAGCCGAAATGCGAACAGTGCCCGTTTTATCTATCCTGCAGGAGAGAGGCCGAAGAGACCGGGTCGGTCTCCCTCATCCCGGGCCTCACCGCGGGAGGGAGGCAGTTCCTCCGGGAGGGTGCGGGCGTGGACACCCTCCAGGACCTCGACCGCTTTCTCTCCTCGCCGGGCGCCGACGAGGCCCTGGAGACGTGCGGGTCCCTGAGGGGGAAGGGCGAGGTCCTCCGCAGACAGGTCCGCGCCGTCCGCGAGGGGAAGGTCGTGCCGCTCGACGGCGCCTCGCCCTCGCTCCCGGTCAACGAGTCGGTCGGGGTGATGATCACCCTCCAGCGCGAACCGGTCGGGGGCAGGGTCTGCGCCGCCGGGTTCAGGCGATTCAAGGGAAAGGACGTCTACGACGCTCCGTCCAGGGAGTGGATCGGCGTCGCCGCCGGGGAGGAGGAGTGCGGGGCGGTCACCGGAGGGTTCGTGCAGGCGCTCTACGACGAACTCGCCGTCCTCTCTGCCTATAACGAAGGGAAGGCGTTTGCCGAACAGCGGTCGCTCCAGACCTATGTCGCCGACCGGCGGGAGCACCGCCTCTTCCTCGAGATCCTGGAGGAGTGCGCCGGGGGGAGCGGGGAGGCGGCGGCGCTGCTCAGGCACTATACCGGCGAGGGCAGGGAAGGGGGGCGGACGAAGGTCCCGGTCGTCGTCCTCTCTGAGACCGCACACGAGTATGCCGCCTTCCCCGACCCGATATTCTGCAGGATGCCCGACGCCCTCGCTGCCCTCAAAGGGCCAGGCCACCCCCCTTCTGATCTCTTCTGGCCCGCCCTGGGCAACGGGATGAAGGCCGACGCCGTCTACCGCGCCTGGTACAGCGGCCATGCCAATGCGGTGCAGTGGGTCCAGGACGAGATCCAGAGGCGCCTGCGCATGGGCAGCGACCTCCTCACCGCTCTGCGCGAGAGGATGACCCCGCGGCGCTGGCCTGACCGCTTCCGCCTCACCTCGCCTGAAGCGATCGAGCACCCGGAGTATGCAGCCCTCATCGCCGCCCTGCGGCGGTCGGCGGCCGCGGCGGCGGCAGAGGCGCAACGCCTCAGGTGCCTCCCGGCAAAGGAGGCCGAGGATATCGGCGGCAGGATCTGCATCAGGTGCCTGGGCGGGGACGAGTGGAACGTCCTCTCCCGCACCGATCCCGCAGCGCTCGGCCAGCCAAACGGCCTGTTAAACTTCCTTCTCGTCCCTGACACCCCTGAGGGGGTCGCCGCGGCGCAGGCCTTCGACGACGGGCTCTACGCTTCGAAGACCGCACCGCCGGGCGGGGAGATCAGGTTTGCCGGGATCGCCGGAACCACGGAGTCCCGCGGAAAGGTCACCCGCCTCCGTCTCGCCACGCGCGCGACCGGCGACCAGGACGCCTTCTCGCCCGGGGATCAGGCCTTTCTCTTCCCGCGGGCCATCGATTTCACGACGGCGACGATCGTCGAGCAGGTCCTCGAATGGGACCGGCGGCCAGACGGCGACCTCCTGGCCCTGATGAGGGAGCCGCAGGGCTTCGCCGGGCAGGGGGCGGCGGCGGTGCCGGACGGCGAGGCTCATGCAGGGTTCACCCCGAGCCAGCAGGAGGCGTACCGCCACATCCTGGCGAACAGGTTGACCCTCGTATGGGGTCCGCCGGGAACGGGCAAGACCCACTTCCTCGCCCATGCGATGCTCGGGCTGGTCTCGTCGGCCGACGGGCCGGTCAGGATCGCCGTCAGCGCTCTCACCCATGCGGCGATCGAGAACCTCCTCTTCGAACTCCAGGACGCCGCCGGGTTCTCGATGGCCCTCCGCCTCACCGTCGGCAAACTGGACCGGACGACGACGCCGAGAGGGCGGAACCTGCACGTGCTCTCCCGCGACGTCCTGACGGCGGCGACCCGCCTCCCCGACCGCTTCGTCCTGGGCGGGACGGCGAAGGCATTCCATAAACACCGGACATACCTCCCCTCCTTCGACGTCCTCGTCCTCGACGAGGCCTCGCAGGTCACCTTCGGGGAACTCGCCCTTCTCCTGCCCCTCCTGAAGCCCGGCGGGAAACTCGTCTTCGCCGGGGACGACCTCCAGCTCCCGCCCATATGGGGGGAGGGCGCGGGTGAGGGCGCCGAAGGTGCTGACGACGTCTTAGACTCGGTCTTCGGGTGGCTGCGAAGACGCGACCTGGGGCCGGCGCCCTACACCTGCCAGCTCCTGGAGAACTGGCGGATGAACGCCACACTCTCAGCTTTCTCGGCCGAAACGCTGTACGGCCCGGGCTACCGGCCGGCGAACCCTTCGGTGGCCGAGCAGCGTATCAGGCTCGCCCCACAGCCCTCCCCTGACCCGTTCATCGAGGCGGTGCTCGACCCGGACCATCCCCTCACCGTGGTGGTGCTCGAAGAGGTGAGGGCGAGCGTGAAAAACAGCGCCGAGGCGGCCCTTGTCGCAGGGGTCGCATCGGCCCTGCGCGAGCGGATGCTCGAACCCGGTGGAGACGGCCCCTACCCGGGGGGCCGGGCCGGCGACGAGGCGTTCTGGCGGCGGGGGCTCTTCATCGTCAGCCCCCACCACGCCCAGATCAGGGCGATCAGAGACGAACTGGCAGGGCGACGGGCCTGGGAGGCCGACCCCTTCGTGGAGACGGTCGAGAAGATGCAGGGGCAGCAGTGCGAGGCGGTGATCGTCTCCTACGGCGTGAGCGATCATGAGACGGCGTTGCGGGAGGCGGCGTTCATCTACAGCAGGAACCGCCTCAATGTCTCGGTGACGCGGGCCCGTGCAAAGTGCATCGTATTTCTCCCCCGCCCCCTCCTCGAACCCTCCTTCGACCTGCTCCAGAACGATAGGGCGGCAGAGGGGCTCAGGCACATGCTCGATCTCATTGCCTTCTGCCGAAGAGATGGTGAAGCGAAGACCTTCACCCTCGATCAGGCAGGCCGCGTGACCGTATTCAGGACGGCGTAG